A window of Blastomonas sp. SL216 contains these coding sequences:
- the mutM gene encoding bifunctional DNA-formamidopyrimidine glycosylase/DNA-(apurinic or apyrimidinic site) lyase, whose product MPELPEVETTVRGLAAVLQDVRLTSVVARRADLRRAFPVDLGQRMTGARIVTLSRRAKYGLLGTDRGDSMVFHLGMSGRWRIDPEDIGTHDHLVMETESGHRLSLFDPRRFGSVDLVETAQIASFPSFAAMGPEPLGDDFTPAYLRDRLAGRASPIKAMLLDQRIVAGLGNIYVCEALNMARISPLRAAGQIGPAKLKPLVAAIKSVLTDAILAGGSTLRDYARPDGQLGYFAKQWRVYGREGEVCPCGGTVERVVQSGRSTFWCRSCQK is encoded by the coding sequence ATGCCAGAGCTTCCCGAAGTCGAAACCACCGTGCGCGGCCTTGCCGCCGTGTTGCAGGACGTGCGCCTGACCAGCGTCGTCGCGCGCCGCGCCGACCTGCGCCGCGCCTTTCCGGTCGATCTGGGCCAGCGGATGACGGGCGCGCGCATCGTCACCCTGTCGCGCCGCGCCAAATACGGGCTGCTGGGGACCGACCGGGGCGATTCGATGGTGTTCCATCTGGGCATGTCGGGGCGCTGGCGAATCGATCCCGAAGACATCGGCACGCACGACCATCTGGTGATGGAAACCGAATCGGGCCACAGGCTGTCGCTGTTCGATCCGCGCCGCTTCGGGTCGGTCGATCTGGTCGAGACGGCGCAGATCGCCAGTTTCCCCAGTTTTGCCGCGATGGGACCCGAACCCCTGGGCGACGATTTCACCCCCGCCTATCTGCGCGACCGTCTGGCGGGCCGCGCTTCGCCGATCAAGGCGATGCTGCTCGACCAGCGAATCGTGGCGGGCCTGGGCAATATCTATGTCTGCGAGGCGCTCAACATGGCGCGAATCTCTCCGCTGCGGGCGGCGGGACAGATCGGCCCGGCCAAGCTCAAGCCGCTGGTTGCGGCCATCAAATCGGTGCTGACCGATGCAATTCTGGCCGGCGGGTCGACCCTGCGCGACTATGCCCGGCCCGATGGCCAGCTGGGCTATTTCGCCAAGCAATGGCGGGTTTACGGGCGCGAAGGCGAGGTCTGTCCCTGTGGCGGAACGGTCGAGCGCGTGGTGCAATCGGGCCGGTCGACCTTCTGGTGCAGGTCCTGCCAGAAATAG
- a CDS encoding class I SAM-dependent methyltransferase — protein MSETVPFGYQDIDPAEKQGRVGGIFSNVAAKYDIMNDAMSGGMHRLWKDRFVRRVKPRAGEDILDMAGGTGDIAFRMVKSGANVTVADINQDMLDVGIERAVERGEDRLVWSCQDAEKLKFPDRSFNAYTIAFGIRNVTYIDQALREAHRVLRYGGRFFCLEFATTEWPVFGEVYDAYSHHLMPRLGQMIAGDADSYRYLAESIRRFPKPPVFEQMIKDAGFTATKVEPILGGAVNIHSGWKA, from the coding sequence ATGAGCGAGACAGTGCCCTTTGGCTATCAGGATATCGACCCGGCGGAAAAGCAGGGCCGGGTTGGCGGCATCTTTTCGAACGTCGCGGCCAAATATGACATCATGAACGATGCCATGTCGGGCGGCATGCATCGCCTCTGGAAGGACCGCTTCGTGCGCCGGGTGAAGCCGCGCGCCGGCGAGGACATTCTCGACATGGCCGGCGGCACCGGCGACATCGCGTTTCGCATGGTCAAGTCGGGCGCGAACGTTACCGTGGCCGACATCAACCAGGACATGCTCGATGTCGGCATCGAGCGCGCGGTCGAACGCGGCGAGGACCGGCTGGTCTGGTCGTGCCAGGATGCCGAGAAGCTCAAATTCCCCGATCGCAGCTTCAACGCCTATACGATCGCCTTCGGCATCCGCAACGTGACCTATATCGACCAGGCCCTGCGCGAAGCGCACCGCGTGCTGCGCTATGGCGGGCGCTTCTTCTGCCTCGAATTCGCGACGACCGAATGGCCAGTGTTCGGCGAGGTGTACGATGCCTATTCGCACCATCTGATGCCGCGCCTGGGCCAGATGATCGCGGGCGATGCCGACAGCTATCGCTATCTCGCCGAATCGATCCGCCGCTTCCCGAAGCCTCCGGTGTTCGAGCAGATGATCAAGGACGCGGGGTTCACCGCCACCAAGGTCGAACCGATCCTGGGCGGGGCAGTCAATATCCACAGCGGCTGGAAGGCGTGA
- the ubiB gene encoding 2-polyprenylphenol 6-hydroxylase, with amino-acid sequence MTRPRTHILRLLKWGRILARHGALKGLEAAPQTPPEVRRLFRLARFGASVPAVPDYAGAFRAIGPAAIKLGQTLATRPDLVGEEAATNLLTLQDSLPPVPFEDIRAEIEQGLNGPLEKFFAFVEPVPVGAASVAQVHRARTTDGRDVAIKVLRPGVRKNFTRDIETYEWAAAHLESLGGEASRLRPQLTIANFKRWTMRELDLRREAASASELASAMDGHPGYRVPAIDWDRTCGTVMTLEWIDGIKISNREALIAAGHDLPDLARRLVLAFLRQAIAGGFFHADMHQGNLFVAADGTIVAIDFGIMGRINRQARFWLAEILYGLTTGNYRRVAEIHFEAQYVPSYHNVDEFATALRAVGEPMRGKPVSELSVGQMLDGLFAITRDFDMKTQPHLLLLQKTMVMVEGVATQLDPNINMWDVAAPYVRDWIRGELGPETLLADRINTDVATLLRLPDLVRRLEEQVPKKGGAPEPPPVPKIPLIWDRKRRSRGGGSFWSHLAALVIGAGAGAAALLAWVH; translated from the coding sequence ATGACCCGTCCGCGCACGCATATCCTCAGGCTCCTGAAATGGGGCCGTATCCTGGCGCGCCATGGGGCGCTCAAGGGGCTCGAGGCCGCACCGCAGACCCCGCCCGAGGTGCGCCGCCTGTTCCGGCTCGCCCGGTTCGGCGCCAGCGTGCCTGCGGTGCCCGATTATGCCGGCGCGTTCCGCGCCATCGGCCCGGCAGCGATCAAGCTTGGCCAGACGCTCGCCACCCGTCCCGATCTGGTCGGTGAGGAAGCCGCGACCAACCTGCTCACCTTGCAGGACAGCCTGCCCCCGGTGCCGTTCGAGGACATTCGCGCCGAGATCGAGCAGGGGCTGAACGGCCCGCTCGAAAAGTTCTTCGCCTTTGTCGAGCCTGTGCCGGTGGGCGCAGCTTCGGTGGCGCAGGTGCATCGCGCGCGGACCACCGATGGACGCGATGTCGCGATCAAGGTGCTGCGCCCCGGCGTGCGCAAGAATTTCACGCGCGATATCGAGACCTATGAATGGGCCGCCGCGCATCTGGAATCGCTGGGCGGAGAGGCGAGCCGGCTGCGCCCGCAGCTTACCATCGCCAATTTCAAGCGCTGGACGATGCGCGAGCTCGACCTGAGGCGCGAGGCGGCGAGCGCATCCGAGCTGGCGAGCGCAATGGACGGCCATCCGGGCTATCGCGTCCCCGCCATCGACTGGGACCGCACCTGCGGCACGGTGATGACGCTCGAATGGATCGACGGCATCAAGATCTCGAACCGCGAGGCGCTCATCGCTGCAGGCCACGACCTGCCCGATCTGGCGCGGCGGCTGGTGCTGGCGTTCCTGCGCCAGGCGATCGCGGGCGGCTTTTTCCACGCCGACATGCACCAGGGCAATCTGTTCGTGGCAGCGGACGGCACCATCGTCGCGATCGATTTCGGCATCATGGGCCGCATCAACCGCCAGGCCCGGTTCTGGCTGGCGGAAATCCTCTACGGCCTCACCACCGGCAATTACCGCCGCGTCGCCGAGATCCATTTCGAGGCGCAGTACGTGCCCAGCTATCACAATGTCGACGAGTTCGCGACCGCGCTGCGCGCCGTGGGCGAGCCGATGCGCGGCAAGCCGGTGAGCGAGCTGTCAGTCGGCCAGATGCTCGACGGGCTGTTCGCGATCACGCGCGATTTCGACATGAAGACCCAGCCCCACCTGCTGCTGCTGCAAAAGACGATGGTGATGGTCGAAGGGGTCGCGACGCAGCTCGATCCCAATATCAACATGTGGGATGTCGCAGCGCCCTATGTGCGCGACTGGATCCGCGGCGAGCTGGGCCCCGAGACGCTGCTCGCCGACCGGATCAACACCGATGTCGCGACCTTGCTGCGCCTGCCAGATCTGGTGCGGCGTCTGGAAGAGCAGGTCCCCAAAAAGGGCGGCGCACCCGAACCGCCGCCGGTGCCGAAAATCCCGCTGATCTGGGACCGCAAGCGCCGCTCGCGCGGTGGTGGAAGCTTCTGGAGCCATCTCGCTGCGCTGGTGATCGGTGCCGGGGCAGGCGCGGCGGCGCTGCTGGCCTGGGTGCATTGA
- a CDS encoding helix-turn-helix domain-containing protein, producing the protein MRNYAHPDLANVSIEHTLHALSDPVRLDIIRQLDRAGEASCAALDGGRPKSSMSHHFRVLRAAGLVHTRIAGVQHMNTLRREEVDKRFPGLLDAVLGVKA; encoded by the coding sequence ATGAGGAACTATGCCCATCCCGATCTCGCGAACGTCTCGATCGAACACACATTGCATGCGCTAAGCGATCCCGTGCGGCTCGACATTATCCGCCAGCTCGACCGCGCGGGCGAAGCGAGCTGCGCGGCCCTTGACGGCGGCCGCCCCAAATCGAGCATGTCGCACCATTTCCGCGTCCTGCGCGCAGCGGGGCTGGTGCACACGCGGATCGCGGGCGTGCAGCATATGAACACGCTGCGCCGCGAGGAGGTGGATAAGCGGTTTCCGGGGCTGCTGGATGCGGTGCTGGGGGTGAAGGCTTAG
- a CDS encoding NADH:flavin oxidoreductase/NADH oxidase, whose product MTDIPLFTPFTLKSVTLRNRIAVSPMCQYSAEDGVPNDWHRSHLVSLARGGAGLVVVEASGVSPEGRITPGCTGLWNDAQRDAFAPIVAEIKAAGAVPGIQIAHAGRKASANKPWEGDDHIAEGDPRGWEPIAPSPIAFGGGLNRTPHEMTLADIERVKADFVAAAIRARDAGFEWLMLHFAHGYLAQSFWSRHSNQRTDQYGGSAENRGRFLLETLEAVRAVWPEHLPLSARFGVLEFDGQDEETLAESIALVGEMKARGLDFIDVSIGFSTPAAQIPWGPAFMAPIARRVREETGLSNATSWYIGTSENANRMVADGDVDLVMMGRPLLENPHWPYQAARELGVDNPSWTLPAPYAHWLQRYRAA is encoded by the coding sequence ATGACCGACATCCCCCTGTTCACCCCGTTCACGCTCAAGTCCGTGACGCTGCGTAACCGCATCGCGGTCTCGCCGATGTGTCAGTATTCTGCCGAAGACGGCGTGCCCAATGACTGGCACCGCTCGCATCTCGTCTCGCTGGCGCGCGGCGGTGCAGGGCTGGTGGTGGTCGAGGCCTCGGGCGTTTCGCCCGAAGGCCGGATCACGCCGGGCTGCACGGGCCTGTGGAACGACGCGCAGCGCGATGCGTTCGCGCCGATCGTCGCCGAGATCAAGGCGGCAGGGGCCGTTCCCGGTATCCAGATCGCGCATGCCGGCCGAAAGGCCAGCGCCAACAAGCCCTGGGAGGGCGATGACCATATCGCCGAGGGCGATCCGCGCGGCTGGGAGCCGATCGCGCCGTCGCCGATTGCCTTCGGTGGTGGCCTCAACCGCACCCCGCATGAAATGACGCTGGCCGATATCGAGCGTGTGAAGGCCGATTTCGTCGCTGCCGCGATCCGCGCGCGCGATGCCGGGTTCGAATGGCTGATGCTGCACTTTGCGCATGGCTATCTGGCGCAGAGCTTCTGGTCGCGCCACTCGAACCAGCGCACCGACCAATATGGCGGCAGCGCCGAAAATCGCGGTCGCTTCCTGCTCGAGACACTCGAAGCAGTGCGCGCGGTGTGGCCCGAGCATCTGCCGCTCTCGGCGCGTTTCGGCGTCCTCGAATTCGATGGCCAGGACGAGGAGACGCTGGCTGAATCCATCGCGCTGGTGGGCGAGATGAAGGCGCGCGGGCTCGACTTTATCGATGTCAGCATCGGCTTTTCGACCCCTGCCGCGCAGATCCCCTGGGGTCCGGCGTTCATGGCACCGATTGCGCGCCGCGTGCGCGAGGAAACCGGCCTGTCGAACGCCACCAGCTGGTATATCGGCACGTCGGAAAACGCCAATCGCATGGTCGCCGATGGCGATGTCGATCTGGTAATGATGGGCCGCCCGCTGCTCGAAAACCCGCACTGGCCGTATCAGGCTGCGCGCGAGCTTGGCGTCGATAATCCCAGCTGGACGCTGCCTGCGCCTTATGCGCATTGGCTGCAGCGCTATCGCGCCGCCTGA
- a CDS encoding YoaK family protein, with translation MTRYQRHHWMLAAALAGLAGFVDAIGFLETGGFFTAFMSGNSTRMAVGAVGGGSAAGMAAGMIATFVAGVTLGAAIGNRCTARARLPVTVALVAALLALAAGLAMAGMPMGAIGCTLLAMGAENTAFQREGQVSIGLTYMTGTLVKLGQALARIHQREHRGEWLPYLLLWAGLVSGALMGALAFQSWGLVALWVSAGLGLLLAGVASLPRFAIE, from the coding sequence ATGACACGCTATCAGCGCCACCACTGGATGCTCGCCGCAGCTTTGGCAGGGCTTGCAGGCTTTGTCGATGCGATCGGCTTTCTGGAAACCGGCGGCTTCTTCACCGCATTCATGTCGGGCAATTCGACCCGCATGGCAGTGGGAGCGGTCGGCGGCGGATCGGCAGCAGGCATGGCCGCCGGGATGATTGCGACGTTCGTGGCGGGCGTGACGCTGGGCGCTGCCATCGGCAACAGGTGCACTGCCCGCGCGCGGCTGCCCGTCACCGTGGCGCTGGTCGCTGCACTGCTGGCGCTGGCGGCGGGGCTGGCGATGGCCGGGATGCCGATGGGCGCGATCGGCTGCACGCTGCTCGCCATGGGCGCGGAGAACACCGCATTCCAGCGCGAGGGCCAGGTCAGCATCGGGCTCACGTATATGACCGGCACCCTGGTCAAGCTGGGCCAGGCGCTCGCGCGCATCCATCAGCGCGAGCATCGCGGCGAATGGCTGCCCTATCTGCTGCTCTGGGCGGGGCTGGTCAGCGGGGCGCTGATGGGCGCACTCGCTTTTCAAAGCTGGGGACTGGTCGCCTTGTGGGTCTCTGCCGGGCTTGGATTGCTGCTCGCAGGCGTCGCCAGCCTGCCGCGCTTTGCCATCGAATAG
- the rpoB gene encoding DNA-directed RNA polymerase subunit beta, with the protein MATSARASAATKPTPMKRIRKIFGDIHEVSEMPNLIEVQRESYEQFLRSDPAIGYVSGLEKTLRSVFPIRDFAGTAELDFVHYELESPKYDVQECRQRGITYAAPMKVTLRLIVFEVDAETESRSVLDIKEQDVYMGDMPLMTANGTFVINGTERVIVSQMHRSPGVLFDHDRGKTHSSGKYLFAARVIPYRGSWLDFEFDAKDIVNVRIDRKRKLPVTSLLYALGLNDEEILDYFYDTVTYERGTGGWKIPFVAEQWRGMKPAFDIVDAATGEVAFKAGDKITPRAATKAAKDGLASLLIPTEEIFGRYSAYDLINEQTGEIYIEAGDEVSAENLEKLDKAGIDQLVLLDIDHVTTGPWIRNTMKADKADSRDMGLDAIYRVMRPGEPPTRETADALFEGLFFDAERYDLSAVGRVKLNMRLELDCEDTVTTLRREDILAVVKTLVDLKDGKGEVDDIDNLGNRRVRSVGELLENQYRVGLLRMERAVKERMSSVDVSTVMPNDLINAKPAVAAVREFFGSSQLSQFMDQTNPLAEVTHKRRVSALGPGGLTRERAGFEVRDVHPTHYGRICPIETPEGPNIGLINSLASFSRVNKYGFIETPYRKVIDGKVTDEVVYLSAMEEAKHTIAQANAELNEDGSFAEDIVSARQAGEFLMAPRDIITLMDVSPKQLVSVAASLIPFLENDDANRALMGSNMQRQAVPLVRAEAPFVGTGMEETVARDSGAAIAAKRAGIVDQVDATRIVIRATGSVDSGKSGVDIYTLQKFQRSNQNTCINQRPLVKVGDVIAEGDIIADGPSTDLGELALGRNALVAFMPWNGYNYEDSILISERIVKDDVFTSIHIEEFEVMARDTKLGPEDITRDIPNVGEEALRNLDEAGIVYIGAEVHPGDILVGKITPKGESPMTPEEKLLRAIFGEKASDVRDTSLRLSPGVSGTVVEVRVFNRHGIDKDERALAIEREEIERLTKDREDERAILNRATYNRLREMLVGQVASAAPKGVKKGVAIDEALLEEVEKHLWWKFAVEDDAVQADLEAVKAQYDEAVTRITEKFDDRREKLERGDELAPGVLKMVKVFVAVKRKLQPGDKMAGRHGNKGIISRILPIEDMPFLEDGTHVDFVLNPLGVPSRMNVGQIFETHLGWAARGLGQQISKALDDWREANPNPEAGAPPDALREKLKYVYGEDYDAEIDSRSDDGVVELAGLLRNGVPMGTPVFDGAREADVSRMLERAGLDPSGQVDLYDGRTGDKFDRKVTVGYIYMLKLHHLVDDKIHARSIGPYSLVTQQPLGGKAQFGGQRFGEMEVWALQAYGAAYTLQEMLTVKSDDVVGRTKVYEAIVKGDDTFEAGIPESFNVLVKEMRSLGLNVELNSIDALPDPDEGPDALPEAAE; encoded by the coding sequence ATGGCAACTTCCGCACGAGCATCGGCCGCTACCAAGCCGACCCCGATGAAGCGTATCCGCAAGATCTTCGGTGACATTCACGAAGTCAGCGAAATGCCGAACCTGATCGAGGTTCAGCGCGAAAGCTACGAACAGTTCCTGCGTTCCGATCCCGCGATCGGCTATGTTTCGGGCCTGGAAAAGACGCTGCGCAGCGTGTTCCCGATTCGCGACTTTGCCGGCACCGCCGAACTCGACTTCGTGCATTACGAACTCGAATCGCCCAAGTACGACGTGCAGGAATGCCGCCAGCGGGGCATCACCTATGCCGCGCCGATGAAGGTGACGCTGCGCCTGATCGTGTTCGAGGTCGATGCCGAGACCGAAAGCCGCTCCGTGCTCGATATCAAGGAGCAGGACGTCTATATGGGCGACATGCCGCTGATGACCGCGAACGGCACGTTCGTGATCAACGGCACCGAGCGCGTGATCGTCAGCCAGATGCACCGTTCGCCGGGTGTGCTGTTTGACCATGACCGCGGCAAGACCCACTCGTCGGGCAAGTATCTGTTCGCAGCGCGCGTCATCCCCTATCGCGGTTCGTGGCTCGATTTCGAATTCGACGCCAAGGACATCGTCAACGTGCGTATCGACCGCAAGCGCAAGCTGCCGGTCACCTCGCTGCTCTACGCGCTGGGCCTGAACGACGAGGAAATCCTCGACTATTTCTACGACACCGTGACCTATGAGCGCGGCACCGGCGGCTGGAAGATTCCGTTCGTGGCCGAACAGTGGCGCGGCATGAAGCCGGCGTTCGACATTGTCGATGCCGCAACCGGTGAAGTGGCGTTCAAGGCGGGCGACAAGATCACCCCGCGCGCCGCCACCAAGGCCGCCAAGGATGGCCTGGCCAGCCTGCTGATCCCGACCGAGGAAATCTTCGGCCGCTACAGCGCCTATGACCTGATCAACGAACAGACCGGCGAGATCTATATCGAAGCCGGTGACGAGGTCTCGGCCGAAAATCTGGAAAAGCTGGACAAGGCAGGCATCGACCAGCTCGTGCTGCTCGACATTGACCATGTCACCACCGGCCCCTGGATCCGCAACACGATGAAGGCCGACAAGGCCGACAGCCGCGACATGGGTCTCGATGCGATCTATCGCGTCATGCGCCCCGGCGAGCCGCCGACGCGCGAAACCGCCGATGCGCTGTTCGAAGGCCTGTTCTTCGATGCCGAGCGTTACGACCTTTCCGCCGTGGGCCGCGTCAAGCTCAACATGCGTCTCGAGCTCGACTGCGAGGACACCGTTACCACGCTGCGCCGCGAGGACATTCTGGCCGTCGTCAAGACGCTGGTCGACCTGAAGGACGGCAAGGGCGAAGTCGATGACATCGACAATCTCGGCAACCGTCGTGTGCGTTCGGTGGGCGAGCTGCTGGAAAACCAGTATCGCGTCGGCCTGCTGCGCATGGAGCGCGCCGTCAAGGAGCGCATGAGCTCGGTCGATGTGTCGACCGTGATGCCGAACGACCTGATCAACGCCAAGCCTGCGGTCGCAGCGGTGCGTGAATTCTTCGGCTCGTCGCAGCTGTCGCAGTTCATGGACCAGACCAACCCGCTGGCCGAAGTCACCCACAAGCGCCGTGTTTCGGCCTTGGGCCCGGGTGGTCTGACCCGCGAGCGCGCCGGCTTCGAAGTCCGCGACGTTCACCCGACGCATTATGGCCGTATCTGTCCGATTGAAACGCCCGAAGGCCCGAACATCGGTCTGATCAACTCGCTGGCCTCGTTCAGCCGCGTGAACAAGTACGGCTTTATCGAAACCCCGTACCGCAAGGTGATCGACGGCAAGGTGACCGACGAGGTCGTGTACCTTTCGGCCATGGAAGAGGCCAAGCACACCATCGCGCAGGCGAACGCCGAGCTGAACGAAGACGGCAGCTTTGCCGAGGACATCGTCTCGGCCCGTCAGGCCGGCGAATTCCTGATGGCACCGCGCGACATCATCACGCTGATGGACGTCAGCCCCAAGCAGCTCGTCTCGGTCGCGGCATCGCTCATTCCGTTCCTGGAAAACGATGACGCCAACCGCGCGCTGATGGGATCGAACATGCAGCGTCAGGCCGTGCCGCTGGTGCGCGCCGAAGCGCCGTTCGTCGGCACCGGCATGGAAGAGACCGTGGCGCGCGATTCGGGCGCCGCGATCGCTGCCAAGCGCGCCGGCATCGTCGATCAGGTCGACGCGACCCGTATCGTGATCCGCGCCACCGGCTCGGTGGACTCGGGCAAGTCGGGCGTCGACATCTACACGCTGCAGAAGTTCCAACGTTCGAACCAGAACACCTGCATCAACCAGCGTCCGCTGGTGAAGGTGGGCGACGTGATTGCCGAGGGCGATATCATCGCCGACGGTCCGTCGACCGACCTGGGTGAACTGGCGCTGGGCCGCAACGCGCTCGTCGCGTTCATGCCCTGGAACGGCTACAATTATGAGGACTCGATCCTCATCAGCGAACGCATCGTGAAGGATGACGTCTTCACCTCGATCCATATCGAGGAGTTCGAGGTCATGGCGCGCGATACGAAGCTGGGCCCTGAAGACATTACCCGCGACATCCCGAATGTCGGCGAGGAAGCGCTGCGCAACCTCGACGAGGCGGGCATCGTCTATATCGGTGCAGAAGTGCATCCGGGCGACATCCTGGTCGGCAAGATCACGCCCAAGGGCGAGAGCCCGATGACGCCGGAAGAAAAGCTGCTGCGCGCGATCTTCGGTGAAAAGGCGAGCGACGTGCGCGACACCTCGCTGCGTCTGTCGCCGGGCGTATCGGGCACCGTGGTCGAAGTCCGCGTGTTCAACCGTCATGGCATCGACAAGGACGAACGTGCCCTGGCGATCGAACGCGAGGAAATCGAGCGTCTGACCAAGGACCGCGAAGACGAACGCGCCATTCTGAACCGTGCCACCTATAACCGCCTGCGCGAAATGCTGGTCGGCCAGGTCGCTTCGGCTGCGCCCAAGGGCGTGAAGAAGGGCGTCGCCATTGACGAGGCGCTGCTCGAGGAAGTCGAAAAGCACCTGTGGTGGAAGTTCGCGGTCGAGGACGATGCCGTTCAGGCTGACCTCGAAGCGGTCAAGGCCCAGTATGACGAAGCCGTTACCCGCATCACCGAGAAGTTCGACGACCGTCGCGAAAAGCTGGAGCGCGGTGACGAGCTGGCCCCGGGCGTGCTCAAGATGGTCAAGGTCTTCGTCGCGGTGAAGCGTAAGCTGCAGCCGGGCGACAAGATGGCCGGCCGTCACGGCAACAAGGGCATCATCAGCCGCATCCTGCCGATCGAGGACATGCCGTTCCTGGAAGACGGCACGCATGTCGATTTCGTGCTCAACCCGCTGGGTGTGCCGAGCCGCATGAACGTGGGGCAGATCTTCGAAACCCATCTGGGCTGGGCCGCACGCGGCCTGGGTCAGCAGATTTCGAAGGCTCTGGACGATTGGCGCGAGGCCAATCCGAACCCGGAAGCGGGCGCTCCGCCCGATGCGCTGCGCGAGAAGCTGAAATACGTCTATGGCGAGGATTACGACGCCGAGATCGACAGCCGCAGCGATGACGGCGTGGTCGAACTGGCGGGTCTGCTGCGCAACGGCGTTCCGATGGGCACCCCGGTGTTCGACGGTGCGCGCGAGGCGGACGTGTCGCGGATGCTGGAGCGGGCGGGTCTCGATCCCTCGGGCCAGGTCGATCTGTACGACGGCCGTACCGGCGACAAGTTCGACCGCAAGGTGACCGTGGGCTATATCTACATGCTCAAGCTGCACCATCTGGTCGACGACAAGATCCACGCGCGTTCGATCGGCCCCTACAGCCTCGTCACCCAGCAGCCGCTGGGCGGCAAGGCCCAGTTCGGTGGCCAGCGCTTCGGGGAAATGGAGGTCTGGGCGCTCCAGGCCTATGGCGCGGCCTATACGCTGCAGGAAATGCTGACGGTGAAGTCCGACGACGTGGTCGGCCGCACCAAGGTCTATGAGGCGATCGTCAAGGGTGACGACACGTTCGAGGCCGGCATTCCGGAAAGCTTCAACGTGCTGGTCAAGGAAATGCGCTCGCTGGGCCTGAACGTCGAGCTGAACTCGATCGACGCGCTGCCCGATCCGGATGAAGGTCCGGACGCGCTGCCGGAAGCCGCGGAGTAA